In Candidatus Deferrimicrobiaceae bacterium, the genomic window GTTGGTCGGCATGCCGTCCGGCGCCGAGAGCCGCGGAAGGCCGAAGAAGGTGCGGTAGAGGACGTTGTGCCCGTCAATCAGATAAAGAGACGTCATCTGCGGCCTGCTGGAATTCCACCACCACCGTCTCGGCGAACGTGTCCCCCGCCCGCTGGCCGTCGGAATCGTAGAACCCGAGATACGTCTCGATGAGGAGGACCGCCAGCCCGACGGTGTAGGCGAGGAAGGGGCCTACGGCCGGGACAAGGGAGAGGAGGAACGGGGAGGCCACGGTCAGGTTCCGCAGAAGGGAAGACTGGAAATCCATCGGTTCCCGGTCGACGCGGACGACTTTGAGGCCCGTCAGCCACTTCCCCGCGCTGCGCCCCCCGGGGAAGCCGTCGCACATCAGGAGATAGAACAGTGCGGCGAACACCCCGGCGGCGCCGGGGATCTGCCAGAGGGCCATGGCGATGATGAAGTCCGCCGATTTTCCCACGATGCGGGCGAGGTATTGCGCGCGGCGGGCATCCCGAAAGTACGCTCTCTGCTCCTCCCAGCGAAACGCCATCCCTCATCCTCCCTCTTCCGCGGGCACCCGCGAGAAGAAGAGGAACGCCATCGAGGGCCTGCGGGTCCCGGGCTGGGTCACGAAATGGATCGATTCGAACCGGTATCCCTCGGCGGCCAGGCGATTCAACACCGCTTCGATCTCCTGGTCGTGGACGTTCGAGATCTCGACGACCTTGTAGGGGGTGCCCGGATGGTCCGCCATCCCCGTCACTCCCCGAGCGCCTTCGCCGCCTCTTTGGCGGCGTACGTCAGGATGAGGTCGGCACCGGCACGCCGGATCGACACCAGAATCTCCAACATCAGGCGGCTCCCGTCGACCCACCCGAGCTTCTCGCCGGCCTTCACGATCGAATACTCCCCGCTGACGTTGTAGGCCGCCACCGGCAGGTCGAAGGCCTCCCGGATGCGGCAGATGACATCGAGGTAGGCGAGCGCGGGCTTGACCATGACGATGTCCGCGCCTTCCTGGATGTCGAGGGCCACTTCCCGGAGGGCCTCCCGGACATTCGGGGGATCCATCTGATACGATCTGCGGTCCCCGAACTGCGGCGCGCTCCCGGCCGCCTCCCGGAAGGGTCCGTAGAAACCGCTCGCGTACTTGGCGGCGTACGACAGGATGGGGATCCCTTCGTACCCCTCTTCGTCGAGCGCCCTCCGGATGGCCGCGACCCGCCCGTCCATCATGTCGGAGGGGGCCACCATGTCCGCCCCCGCGCGCGCGTGCGTCACCGCGCTCCGTGCCAGGATGTCCAGCGTGGCGTCGTTGTCCACGTCGCCGTCCCGAGTGAGGATCCCGCAATGGCCGTGGTCGGTGTATTCGCAGAAGCAGACGTCGGTGATGACCTGGATGTCGGGAACGGCGCCCTTGATCGCCCGGACGGCGGTCTGGATGATCCCGTCGTCGGAGCATGCGTCGGACCCCACCGGGTCCTTCTTCGCCGGGATGCCGAAGAGGAGGATGGCGGGGATCCCCAGGGCCCGGACGTCCCTGACCTCCTTCACGAGGTTTTCCACGCTCCACTGGAAGACCCCGGGCATCGAGGAAATCTCCTTGCGGATCTTCCTGCCGGCGACGGCGAAGAGGGGGTAGATCAGATCGTCCACCGAGAGGTTCGTCTCCCGGACCATCCGGCGGATTCCCTCGTTCCTGCGCAGCCTCCTGGGGCGGTGTTCGGGAAAGCTCATGAAGACTCCCCTCCGCGGGGCGGGGAGGCGAAATGCCTCTCGATCGCCTCCAGCATCCCGGCCAATGTGAATGTTTCGGGCATGATGTCCACGAGGTAATTTTTTCCCTCGACGGCCCGCCTCGTCACTTCTCCGATCACGGCGATCCGGCTCCGGGACAGGACGGAAGCGGCGCGCTCCTCTCCCAGCAGGAGAAAGAAATTGCGGAATGCCGAGGGGGACGCGAAGGTGCACACGTCGGGGGGCCTCTCCCCGATCTCCTTCGCGGCCTTCTCATCGCGGGGAGCCAGACCGTTCCGGTAGGCCGTCACGATGTCCACCGTACCTCCCCGGCGGCCGATTACAAGCGGGAGCACCTCCCGGCCCTCCTGGGCGCGGGGGAGGAGGAAACGCTTCCCCGCAAACCCCTCGCCGGCCAGCGCCCCCACCATCCCTTCCGCGGTGTGCTGCTTCGCCTCGAGATGGACGGGAAAGCCTTGCCGCCGCACCTCGCGGGTCGTTCCGGGGCCCACGGAGGCGACCCGGACCCCCTCGGGGATCCCCCGGATCCCCCGTTTCGCCGCCCGTTCGAGAAAGAACCGGGCGGCGTTGGCGCTCGTGAAAAGGACCCAGTCGAACGTCCCCAGGCGCGCCAAGGCCTCGTCCAGAACGGAAGGATCGTCGGGGGGCACCAGCCGAACCGTGGGAAATATAACGGGAACGCCCTCCCGTTTCCGGATCATCGATGAAAACTCTTCCGCCTGGTCCTCGCCCCGGGTCACCAGGATCCTTTTCCCCTGGAGTGACATGGAAGCTAACTTCCCGCCGCCCGGTACACTTCG contains:
- a CDS encoding uroporphyrinogen-III synthase, whose product is MSLQGKRILVTRGEDQAEEFSSMIRKREGVPVIFPTVRLVPPDDPSVLDEALARLGTFDWVLFTSANAARFFLERAAKRGIRGIPEGVRVASVGPGTTREVRRQGFPVHLEAKQHTAEGMVGALAGEGFAGKRFLLPRAQEGREVLPLVIGRRGGTVDIVTAYRNGLAPRDEKAAKEIGERPPDVCTFASPSAFRNFFLLLGEERAASVLSRSRIAVIGEVTRRAVEGKNYLVDIMPETFTLAGMLEAIERHFASPPRGGESS
- the hemB gene encoding porphobilinogen synthase, with protein sequence MSFPEHRPRRLRRNEGIRRMVRETNLSVDDLIYPLFAVAGRKIRKEISSMPGVFQWSVENLVKEVRDVRALGIPAILLFGIPAKKDPVGSDACSDDGIIQTAVRAIKGAVPDIQVITDVCFCEYTDHGHCGILTRDGDVDNDATLDILARSAVTHARAGADMVAPSDMMDGRVAAIRRALDEEGYEGIPILSYAAKYASGFYGPFREAAGSAPQFGDRRSYQMDPPNVREALREVALDIQEGADIVMVKPALAYLDVICRIREAFDLPVAAYNVSGEYSIVKAGEKLGWVDGSRLMLEILVSIRRAGADLILTYAAKEAAKALGE
- a CDS encoding RDD family protein; the protein is MAFRWEEQRAYFRDARRAQYLARIVGKSADFIIAMALWQIPGAAGVFAALFYLLMCDGFPGGRSAGKWLTGLKVVRVDREPMDFQSSLLRNLTVASPFLLSLVPAVGPFLAYTVGLAVLLIETYLGFYDSDGQRAGDTFAETVVVEFQQAADDVSLSD